One part of the Lotus japonicus ecotype B-129 chromosome 2, LjGifu_v1.2 genome encodes these proteins:
- the LOC130735260 gene encoding probable trehalose-phosphate phosphatase D: MEIRPNVNWDKGRALMYLLDTLGFESFNDVLPIYLGDDKTDEDAFKVIRHIGRGFPIIVSSIVKETKASYSLRDPADVMTFLTCLAKWKKNMLQKTK, encoded by the exons ATGGAGATACGCCCAAATGTAAACTGGGATAAAGGTCGTGCATTGATGTATTTGCTTGACACTCTTGGATTTGAGAGCTTTAATGATGTTCTACCAATTTACCTTGGAGATGACAAAACAGATGAAGATGCTTTTAAG GTTATAAGACACATTGGAAGAGGATTTCCCATCATTGTTTCTTCAATTGTCAAGGAGACCAAGGCTTCATATTCTCTGCGTGACCCTGCTGATGTGATGACTTTCTTGACATGTTTAGCAAAATGGAAGAAGAACATGTTACAGAAAACTAAATAG